The Apium graveolens cultivar Ventura chromosome 11, ASM990537v1, whole genome shotgun sequence genome has a window encoding:
- the LOC141697646 gene encoding endoglucanase 6: protein MERFLRMCFMGSFLLVLSLVPLAMAGHNYGDALSKSILFFEAQRSGYLPSTQRIKWRGHSGLNDGKTVGVNLVGGYYDAGDNVKFGLPMAFTVTMMSWSVLEYGKQLASSGELNHALDAIKWGTDYLIKAHPEPLVFYGEVGDGNTDHYCWQRPEDMTTSRQAYRIDPSNPGSDLAGETAAAMAAASMVFRRFNPSYSKTLLSHAYQLFDFADKYRGKYDSSITVAQKYYRSVSGYADELLWGAAWLYKATNNQYYLNYLGNNGGALGGTGWAMTEFGWDVKYAGVQTLVAKFLMGGKAGHHASVFGKYQEKAEFFMCSCLGKGSRNVQKTPGGLIFRQRWNNLQFVTSASFLMTVYSDYLTSARKTLRCPSGNVQPSEMLSFAKSQVDYILGDNPRATSYMVGYGNNYPQQVHHRGSSIVSIKVNPSFVTCRGGYATWFSRKGSDPNLLVGAIVGGPDAYDNFADERDNYEQTEPATYNNAPLLGLLARLHAGHSGYNQLLPVNLPSPKPISVRPKPTPKPRVSPAPVSSMKQIGVVQKMTASWVSGGKTYYRYSTVVTNKSVKTLRNLRISVSKLYGPLWGLAKYGNFYVFPAWIKSLAPGKSIEFVYIHSASPASISVSSYTLA, encoded by the exons ATGGAGAGGTTTTTGAGAATGTGCTTCATGGGCTCATTCTTATTAGTTTTGAGTCTTGTTCCTTTAGCAATGGCAGGACATAACTATGGAGATGCTTTGAGTAAGAGCATTCTGTTCTTTGAAGCTCAAAGATCTGGCTACTTACCTAGTACTCAAAGGATTAAATGGAGAGGTCATTCTGGTCTTAATGATGGCAAAACTGTTGGT GTGAATTTGGTGGGCGGGTATTATGATGCAGGGGACAATGTGAAGTTTGGATTGCCAATGGCATTTACAGTGACAATGATGTCATGGAGTGTATTGGAGTATGGCAAACAATTAGCTTCTAGCGGTGAGCTTAATCATGCTCTTGATGCTATTAAGTGGGGAACTGACTATCTCATCAAAGCTCATCCTGAACCTCTTGTTTTCTATGGAGAG GTGGGAGATGGTAACACTGATCACTACTGCTGGCAAAGGCCAGAAGACATGACAACATCTCGGCAAGCTTACAGGATTGACCCGAGTAATCCCGGTTCAGATCTTGCAGGAGAGACTGCAGCTGCCATGGCTGCTGCCTCTATGGTTTTCCGCCGTTTCAACCCTTCTTATTCCAAGACACTCCTTTCTCATGCATATCAG CTGTTTGACTTTGCAGACAAATACAGGGGCAAATATGATAGTAGTATTACAGTGGCTCAGAAGTACTACCGTTCTGTCAGCGGATATGCT GATGAATTATTGTGGGGAGCTGCATGGTTGTACAAGGCAACAAACAATCAATACTATCTGAACTACCTTGGGAACAATGGTGGTGCCCTTGGTGGGACTGGTTGGGCCATGACTGAATTCGGATGGGATGTTAAATATGCTGGAGTCCAGACTCTTGTTGCCAAG TTTTTGATGGGAGGAAAAGCTGGACATCATGCATCAGTTTTTGGCAAGTATCAAGAGAAGGCAGAGTTTTTCATGTGTTCATGTCTTGGAAAAGGTAGCCGCAATGTTCAGAAAACTCCAGGAGGCCTAATTTTCCGACAGAGATGGAACAACTTACAATTTGTTACAAGTGCTTCCTTCCTCATGACAGTCTACTCCGATTACCTGACTTCTGCTAGGAAAACCCTTAGGTGTCCATCTGGAAATGTGCAACCATCTGAAATGCTTTCATTCGCCAAGTCTCAG GTGGATTATATTCTTGGAGACAATCCAAGAGCCACAAGTTACATGGTGGGTTATGGAAACAATTATCCGCAACAAGTTCATCATCGTGGTTCCTCAATAGTCTCAATCAAGGTTAACCCTTCATTTGTCACTTGCCGAGGAGGCTATGCCACATGGTTCAGTAGGAAGGGAAGCGATCCTAATCTTCTTGTTGGTGCCATTGTTGGAGGACCTGATGCCTATGACAATTTTGCGGATGAACGAGACAACTATGAGCAAACTGAGCCAGCTACATACAACAATGCTCCTCTTCTTGGACTATTGGCTAGGCTACATGCAGGACATAGTGGATATAACCAGTTGCTTCCAG TAAATCTTCCATCTCCTAAACCTATTTCTGTCAGACCTAAGCCAACTCCAAAGCCCAGAGTATCCCCAGCCCCAG TCTCTTCTATGAAGCAAATTGGTGTTGTGCAAAAGATGACAGCTTCATGGGTTTCTGGAGGTAAAACATACTACAGATACTCCACAGTAGTAACAAACAAATCTGTCAAGACGCTAAGAAATCTCCGGATTTCTGTATCAAAGCTCTACGGTCCTTTATGGGGTCTTGCAAAGTATGGGAATTTTTATGTGTTTCCTGCATGGATCAAGTCCTTGGCTCCTGGTAAAAGCATTGAGTTTGTGTACATCCATTCTGCCTCTCCAGCATCTATCTCTGTTTCAAGCTACACATTGGCCTAA
- the LOC141698238 gene encoding uncharacterized protein LOC141698238, whose translation MLIKFTLLLTLFVLLTFATNDAQLKVKGGSSNNTSEVLVQPKDSDRKVGGIVSNLDNENVDLLSKGKGEVSGEGVEESGLEKKPDLSKQLEGHNVEEASNVGGKSLENTEKKVEKKDGGVEESGDEGRSKEVVPVARKENEECGLPDRCTAENEALVACLRVPGNESPELALLIQNKGKGPLDVKIIAPSFVLLEKQQIHLVENKHERVKVTVKNGGTDNLIILTAGNGNCTLSFKDFITQNLRKETVHTSQLNRSTYLNWKYWTTAVVFIILTALLLLVSVWTCISFLRRHYPSNSSKYQKLDMELPVSNGVKMDTELHAGWDDSWGDSWDDEEAPRTPKTPSMPITPSFSSQGVSSRRINKDGWKD comes from the exons ATGCTGATTAAATTTACTCTGCTGCTCACTTTATTCGTTTTACTTACTTTTGCCACTAATGATGCTCAATTAAAG GTCAAAGGAGGATCTAGTAATAATACAAGTGAGGTTTTGGTTCAACCTAAAGATTCCGATAGGAAAGTCGGTGGAATTGTGTCGAATTTGGATAATGAGAATGTTGATTTGTTAAGTAAGGGTAAAGGAGAAGTAAGTGGTGAAGGTGTTGAGGAGTCGGGTTTAGAGAAGAAGCCGGATTTGAGTAAGCAGTTGGAAGGTCATAATGTGGAGGAGGCGAGTAATGTGGGGGGAAAGAGTTTGGAGAACACAGAAAAAAAGGTTGAGAAGAAAGATGGAGGAGTTGAGGAGTCGGGAGATGAAGGAAGGAGCAAGGAGGTTGTTCCTGTTGCGAGGAAGGAAAATGAGGAATGCGGTTTACCGGATAGGTGCACGGCTGAGAATGAGGCATTGGTTGCGTGTTTAAGAGTTCCGGGAAACG AATCTCCAGAGCTCGCACTTCTAATTCAGAACAAAGGAAAAGGACCTCTTGATGTGAAGATCATTGCTCCTAGTTTTGTTTTGCTAGAGAAACAACAAATACATCTTGTGGAGAACAAACACGAACGG GTCAAAGTCACTGTGAAGAATGGGGGAACTGACAACTTGATAATTCTTACAGCAGGAAATGGTAATTGCACTCTGAGTTTCAAGGATTTTATTACACAAAATTTAAGGAAAGAAACTGTTCACACCTCACAGTTGAATCGTTCTACATACTTAAATTGGAAGTATTGGACAACTGCTGTGGTATTCATAATATTGACTGCACTGTTACTGCTGGTATCGGTTTGGACATGTATAAGTTTTCTGCGGAGGCATTATCCAAGCAATAGCTCTAAATACCAGAAATTAGACATGGAGCTGCCAGTTTCTAATGGGGTAAAAATGGATACAGAGTTGCATGCTGGGTGGGACGACAGTTGGGGTGATAGTTGGGATGATGAAGAGGCACCCAGGACACCTAAGACGCCATCAATGCCCATCACTCCTAGCTTCTCTTCCCAGGGTGTTTCGTCGAGGCGCATTAACAAGGACGGGTGGAAagattaa